In Roseofilum capinflatum BLCC-M114, the sequence CTAGAGCTTGGTGAATGGATTCAATCGGCTGAATCTCTTGCAGTAGGTCTAGGAGGCTCTCTTCCTCCTTATTTTGGATCGGCAGTGGCATTTTCAGCAATTCCGGCTTAAATCGAGCCACCAGGGAAACCAGATCGGAGCGCTTGGATCGGCGCTGTCCGTTCTGTGACTCAGAATTAGATAAACCGAAATGATCGACGATGCGCTCGACATGCTTGCGGATAGCCGCTTCACTAATGCCGAGGGCCTGGGCGATCTGTGCGTCTGGCTCACCGGAGAGGATGCCGTTCAGGACTTGTTGACGGCGATCGGTTAGTTCACTATAGACTTGTTCAAACTCTTCTGGATTCATTAAGTTCGGGTTAATCAGCGAGGTCACATTCAGTGACGATCCTGGCTAGTCAGGGAAACAACGGAATCTAGCTTGATGTTCTCTTTTCCAAAAATCTTGGGTCTAAAGCCCCGTCTTAGAAGGACGGCTTTTTATGTTATCCTATTTTGCGTCGGGTTATCCCACGCAAATGGTTGTACTAGAGTTTAAAGCCAAAGGAAATATAGCTCAATAGGGAACGGGAAGAACACGCTAAGAGACGAGTGCGTTGCGTAATTCAATCTTCTGTGATTGAAGAATCCCGTCCCCTTTAGGCAGGGGAGTGTCACAAGAGTTGAACTGAGGACAGGCTACTGCGATCGGATTCCAGGGTCTGTGTCAGGATAAGTGGGTGCTAAAATTGACGTTAAAATTTAAGGGGCAACGCCAGCTACAGTAATCCGATAGGCAAGTATGGGAAAAATTGAACCGGGAATGAAAACTAGCCTCCCTTTGTGGCAAAGATGCCGTTCACTGGTGTGCGAGCAGATTTGGCCCAAACTCTGCCAATGGTGGAAGAATCCCCAGGATTCATGGATGGATTGGGTGAGTGTGGGAAATTTGGTGGTGATTGTGACGTTGACGACAGTGTTAGTGGTGGCGTTGAGGGAATTGGGTTGGACTGAATCACTGGAATTGTTAATCTATGATCAATTAACTCAATGGAGGGCGATCGCCGAAACGGACGATCGAATTTTGATTGTTGGGGTTACAGAAGAGGATATTCAGGCCCAGCAGAGGTATCCCTTATCGGATGAAACCATTTATCAGCTTTTGCAGAAACTTGAGGCCCATGAGCCGAGAATCATTGGTTTAGATATTTATCGAGATATTCCCCAAAATCCCGGCCGCGAGGAATTGATGGCCTATTTACAAGGGGAAGATAATCGTACCGTAACGGTCTGTCAACTCAGTAAAGGAGAGGATGATATTGGGGTTCCTCCTCCTCCTGGAGTTCCCAATGCGTATCTGGGGTTTGCGGATGTGGTGATTGATGAGGATGGGGTAATTCGGCGCAGTTTGTTATGGGGTAGACCGTTCCCGTCTTCTAAATGTCAGGTGACACAAGCCTTTTCCCTGCAACTGACACGCCATTATCTCAAGTATGAAAATATTGAAGCGAAACCCTCTCAAGGGACTTTGATGTTAGGGTCAGTGCCTTTAGAACGCCTGGAACCGAATACGGGAGGCTATCAGGGGGTTGATGCTGAAGGTTATCAAATTTTATTGAAATACCATTCTCCCGATCGCGTGGCTCGTAAAGTGACGCTGACGGATGTTTTGCAAGATCGGGTCGATCCCAGTTGGATACGCGATCGCATGATTCTGATTGGGGTGACAGCTCCCAGTTTGAATGATTTTTTTTATACTCCCTATAGTCGAGGACAAGAAAGCAATCATCAAATGGCAGGGGTAGAAATTCATGCTCAAATGATTAGCCAACTCCTGAGTGCTGCTTTAGAGGGCCAACCCCTGATGAGTACCTGGTCAGATCGGGGGGAAATCCTCTGGATTCTAGGGTGGGCCGCAGTGGGGGCAGTGTTAAGTTGGAAAGTTGCTCATCCTTTGGGTTTATCGGGAACTTTGGCGATCGCGGTTTTGGGTTTAGCCGGAAGTAGCTGGGGGTTCTTTCAAGCTGCCGTTTGGGTTCCCCTATTTTCTCCTGTGTTGGGATTGTTCATCAGTAGTAGTGGGGTGTTGGCTTATCGGTCTTATCAAACTGAAAAAGTTCAACAAGAAATGGCTGAACGGGTGAAACAACAAGAGCAAGATTTGAAGCTTTTACAAACGTTTTTAGAGGAACAGACTCAAGCACAAGATGCGACTCAATTGGAAGCTTCAGAAAATACTCAGACCTGGACAGAGACGGAGATCGATGAGGAAGAGTGTACCCAAATAGCTCCTGAAGATCCAGAAGAATGGACTCAGCCCATGAGTCTTTTAGGAGGGCGTTATCATATTACCAAGGTATTAGGTGCGGGAGGATTTGGCCAAACCTATTTAGCCCAAGATATTCAGCGCCCCCGACATCCGATTTGTGTCATTAAGCATTTACGACCGATTCAGACGGATGGGAATTTTTTTCAGGTTGCTCAACGGTTGTTTAAGACGGAGGCGGAAATTTTAGAGATTTTAGGAGAACACGATCGAATTCCCCAATTGTTTGCCTATTTTGAAGAGTATCAAGAGTTTTATTTAGTGGAAGAGTACATTGAGGGCAGTTCTTTAAGTGAAGAAGTTGGAGAGGATCGGCGCTTAGAAGTGGATCGAGTGCTTGAGTTAATGTTGGATATTTTGCAGGTGTTGACCTTTGTTCATCAATATCAGGTGATTCATCGAGATATTAAACCTAGTAATATTATTCGTCGTCAGAGCGATCGCCGCCTTTGCTTGATTGATTTTGGCGCAGTGAAGCAGTTTTCTCCCCAGTTAGATGAAGAGACGGAACGGTTTACGGTGGCGATCGGGACGAAAGGTTATGCTGCTCCAGAACAATTGATGGGGCAACCAAGACTCTGTAGTGATATTTACTCTGTGGGCATGATTGCGATCCATGCTTTAACGGGGATTACCCCCCAGAAGTTGCGCCAAGATTGGAGCAGTGGGAGCGCTGTTTGGCATCATTTGGTTGAGGATACGGTGAGTGTGGAGCTGATGGATATTTTAGATAAGATGGTGGCCTATCATTTCCGCGATCGCTATCCCTCTGCTGTTGAGGCGATCGAGGCTTTGAAAAGAATTCATCAATGAAAATAATCATAAATGTTTTGGGCGAGATGGGGGCCGATTCCGGGGACTTGTTGCAGTTGTTTGGGGGTGGCTTGGGCGATCGCATCTAAAGACGGAAAATGCTTGTATAATTGCTTTTGTCGCTCATAGCCTAATCCCGGAATTCCATCGAGACGGGAGGTGAGGAGGCGATCGCCCCGTTGCTGACGATGGAAGCTGACGGCAAACCGGTGGGACTCATCCCGAACCCGGCGCAGTAACTGCACTCCCGGTTGATCGGGATCGGTGGAAAGGGGTTCAGAATCGCCCGGTTGAAAGATTTCTTCCTCCTGTTTGGCTAAACTAATCACCCGCAAGTCTGGTAACAGTTCTAACTCCGAGAGAACTGCAACCACCGCCGATAACTGACCTTTTCCCCCATCAATCAGTAGTAAATCAGGAAAATCTGGGTTTCCTCGACGGGGGAGTTGGGGATTTTCCAGAAAACGGCGAAATCGACGGCCGATCACTTCTGCAAGGGAGGCAAAATCGTCGGAATGACCGGGTTGGACGGTGGGATTTTTGATTTTATAATGGCGATAATATTGCTTTGCGGGCATCCCATTTATAAACACCACCTGAGACCCCACCGCGTTCGATCCTTGCAGATGGGAGATGTCGTAACCCTCGATCCGTCGGGGAATTTCGGGTAAGCTGAGAATCTGGGCTAAATCCTTGAGGCTTTGTTGGGTGCGATCGCCCAATTTCTGCATCCGATTCAGCTCCGCTTGGGCATTGCGATAAACTAAATCAATTAGTTCTGCCTTACTTTGCCGTTGCGGAACCTGAAGCGATACTTTTTTCTGCTTAGAATTCCTGATATATTCTAGCAGAAATTCCCCATCTTGTAAAGGATATTGCACCAAAATTTCCGCCGGAATTTCTAGAGGATCGGCGCTTTGGTAATGTTCCTCTAAAACCCGTTGCAAAATCGCCCCTGGTTCCCCCACTTCGGCAAAGAACCCCAAACGACCCACCAATTTACCGCTACGAATCTGGAACAACTGAATACAGCAGCGTTCTGCGTCTTCTGCAAGGGCGATCGCATCCCGTGAGATGCGATCGTCAGACAAATCCACCTTCTGACTCGCATTCAGCGCTTGCAACCCTTGAATTTGATCCCGAAATTGAGCCGCTAATTCAAAATTCAGAGCTGCCGACGCTTCCTGCATTTTCTCCCTCAATTCCTCCACCAACTCCGCCGTTCTCCCTTGAAAAATCATGGCAATTTTCTGCATCATTTGCCGATACTCATCCACCTCCACCAACTGTTGACAAACTCCCGGACAGCGCCCAATATCATAATTGAGACAAGTTCGGTCTTTATAGAGAGGTTTCGGTCGTTGACGTTGAGGAAAAATTCGCTTAATTAAATCCAAAGTTTGCCGCAATTGGCCCCCATCCACATAGGGGCCATAATATTTATCTTTCCGGTTTCTCCGTTGCCGCTTTCGGGTAATAAAAATATGAGGATAGTCATCTGACCAAGTAATACAAATATAAGGATACTTCTTATCATCCTTAAGCAGCACATTAAACCGGGGTTGATGGCGTTTAATTAGAGTAGATTCTAAAGCCAGCGCTTCCGCCTCAGTATCCGTAATAATCCATTCAATATCGTTCACCTTTCGCACCATCAAGGCAATACGCGCATTATGGCTGGTGAAATCCCGAAAATAGGAGCGCACACGAGTTCTGAGTTGTTTGGATTTACCAATATATAAAATAGAGTTACCCCGATCTTTC encodes:
- the uvrC gene encoding excinuclease ABC subunit UvrC; its protein translation is MTNKNNSEFLCENPERLQQYLQEIPKSPGVYLMKDRGNSILYIGKSKQLRTRVRSYFRDFTSHNARIALMVRKVNDIEWIITDTEAEALALESTLIKRHQPRFNVLLKDDKKYPYICITWSDDYPHIFITRKRQRRNRKDKYYGPYVDGGQLRQTLDLIKRIFPQRQRPKPLYKDRTCLNYDIGRCPGVCQQLVEVDEYRQMMQKIAMIFQGRTAELVEELREKMQEASAALNFELAAQFRDQIQGLQALNASQKVDLSDDRISRDAIALAEDAERCCIQLFQIRSGKLVGRLGFFAEVGEPGAILQRVLEEHYQSADPLEIPAEILVQYPLQDGEFLLEYIRNSKQKKVSLQVPQRQSKAELIDLVYRNAQAELNRMQKLGDRTQQSLKDLAQILSLPEIPRRIEGYDISHLQGSNAVGSQVVFINGMPAKQYYRHYKIKNPTVQPGHSDDFASLAEVIGRRFRRFLENPQLPRRGNPDFPDLLLIDGGKGQLSAVVAVLSELELLPDLRVISLAKQEEEIFQPGDSEPLSTDPDQPGVQLLRRVRDESHRFAVSFHRQQRGDRLLTSRLDGIPGLGYERQKQLYKHFPSLDAIAQATPKQLQQVPGIGPHLAQNIYDYFH
- a CDS encoding CHASE2 domain-containing serine/threonine-protein kinase, whose amino-acid sequence is MKTSLPLWQRCRSLVCEQIWPKLCQWWKNPQDSWMDWVSVGNLVVIVTLTTVLVVALRELGWTESLELLIYDQLTQWRAIAETDDRILIVGVTEEDIQAQQRYPLSDETIYQLLQKLEAHEPRIIGLDIYRDIPQNPGREELMAYLQGEDNRTVTVCQLSKGEDDIGVPPPPGVPNAYLGFADVVIDEDGVIRRSLLWGRPFPSSKCQVTQAFSLQLTRHYLKYENIEAKPSQGTLMLGSVPLERLEPNTGGYQGVDAEGYQILLKYHSPDRVARKVTLTDVLQDRVDPSWIRDRMILIGVTAPSLNDFFYTPYSRGQESNHQMAGVEIHAQMISQLLSAALEGQPLMSTWSDRGEILWILGWAAVGAVLSWKVAHPLGLSGTLAIAVLGLAGSSWGFFQAAVWVPLFSPVLGLFISSSGVLAYRSYQTEKVQQEMAERVKQQEQDLKLLQTFLEEQTQAQDATQLEASENTQTWTETEIDEEECTQIAPEDPEEWTQPMSLLGGRYHITKVLGAGGFGQTYLAQDIQRPRHPICVIKHLRPIQTDGNFFQVAQRLFKTEAEILEILGEHDRIPQLFAYFEEYQEFYLVEEYIEGSSLSEEVGEDRRLEVDRVLELMLDILQVLTFVHQYQVIHRDIKPSNIIRRQSDRRLCLIDFGAVKQFSPQLDEETERFTVAIGTKGYAAPEQLMGQPRLCSDIYSVGMIAIHALTGITPQKLRQDWSSGSAVWHHLVEDTVSVELMDILDKMVAYHFRDRYPSAVEAIEALKRIHQ